Proteins from one Cetobacterium sp. ZOR0034 genomic window:
- the nusB gene encoding transcription antitermination factor NusB produces MSRRVAREELFKIVFESELTEVKIDETLENYMLRDETNLNTNEKEFIVKYSKGMALNDEKVVETLKNNITGWSLERIGNVEKALLKISTYEILFEDVPAEIVVNEVVELAKKYGDEKSHEFINGVLAKVVAEKNN; encoded by the coding sequence ATGAGTAGAAGAGTAGCAAGAGAAGAGTTATTTAAAATAGTTTTTGAATCGGAGTTAACAGAAGTTAAAATAGACGAAACTTTAGAGAATTACATGCTAAGAGATGAAACTAACTTAAATACAAATGAAAAGGAGTTTATTGTAAAATACTCAAAAGGTATGGCATTAAACGATGAGAAAGTTGTAGAGACTTTAAAAAATAATATAACAGGATGGAGCTTAGAAAGAATTGGAAATGTAGAAAAAGCGTTATTAAAAATATCTACGTATGAAATTCTATTCGAAGATGTTCCAGCAGAGATTGTTGTAAATGAAGTTGTAGAGTTAGCTAAAAAATATGGAGATGAGAAATCTCACGAATTTATAAACGGAGTTTTAGCAAAAGTTGTAGCAGAGAAAAATAATTAA
- a CDS encoding DUF2273 domain-containing protein, protein MMLEKIIENFILNFKRYLYAVLGLISGILLVEYGVLKTIFILILAFVGYKLGDRDFQEKLKKQILNRLKD, encoded by the coding sequence ATGATGTTAGAAAAAATTATTGAAAACTTTATTCTTAATTTTAAAAGATATCTTTATGCTGTTCTAGGATTAATATCTGGAATTCTTTTAGTTGAGTATGGAGTTTTAAAAACAATATTTATATTGATTTTAGCGTTTGTAGGATATAAACTAGGAGATAGAGATTTTCAGGAGAAGTTAAAAAAACAAATATTAAATAGATTAAAGGATTAG
- the amaP gene encoding alkaline shock response membrane anchor protein AmaP, with translation MIKKIIFFFAWIGIFTMAVAGIGYITMPQYFSTIDTSSLIFKVVFFNICLAYICISVLKLLSKFSKEKDYVIKNEHGAVHISTDTVKNLIREILSRDSDIKGLKIDCGNRGSKYFIKLNLDMISNNNLSTKTVDIQNLIKSNLEEKLDLKVDYIEVKISRLSIKRDVIE, from the coding sequence TTGATAAAAAAAATAATATTTTTCTTTGCATGGATAGGAATATTTACTATGGCTGTAGCAGGGATTGGTTATATAACAATGCCACAATATTTTTCAACAATAGATACAAGCTCACTTATATTTAAAGTAGTGTTTTTTAATATATGTTTAGCTTACATATGTATATCAGTATTAAAATTATTATCAAAATTTTCAAAAGAAAAAGATTATGTTATAAAAAATGAACATGGTGCAGTACATATATCAACAGATACAGTAAAAAATCTAATTAGAGAGATACTATCAAGAGATAGTGATATAAAGGGATTAAAAATCGATTGTGGGAATAGAGGTAGCAAATACTTTATTAAATTAAATTTAGATATGATTTCAAATAATAATTTATCAACAAAAACTGTAGATATACAGAATTTAATAAAGAGTAACTTAGAAGAAAAACTAGATTTAAAGGTTGATTATATAGAGGTAAAAATTTCCAGATTATCAATAAAAAGGGATGTAATTGAATAG
- a CDS encoding Asp23/Gls24 family envelope stress response protein translates to MNELGNIKIADDVVKTISAKAAQDVSGVYKLAGGVADEVSKMLGKKRLTNGVKVEVGEKECSVEIYIIVEYGYQISEVAQNVQKSVLTAVSTMTGLKVVEVNVFVQDVKILTEEFEDRHEDIEIV, encoded by the coding sequence ATGAACGAGTTAGGAAATATAAAAATAGCAGATGATGTAGTAAAGACGATTTCAGCAAAGGCAGCACAAGATGTTTCTGGAGTTTATAAACTAGCAGGTGGAGTAGCAGATGAAGTTAGTAAAATGCTAGGAAAGAAAAGACTTACAAATGGTGTTAAAGTTGAGGTAGGAGAGAAAGAGTGTAGCGTAGAAATCTATATAATAGTAGAATACGGATACCAAATCTCAGAAGTAGCTCAAAATGTTCAAAAGAGTGTTTTAACAGCAGTGAGTACAATGACTGGTTTAAAAGTTGTAGAGGTAAATGTTTTTGTTCAAGATGTTAAAATTTTAACAGAAGAGTTTGAGGATAGACACGAAGATATTGAGATAGTATAA
- the accC gene encoding acetyl-CoA carboxylase biotin carboxylase subunit, translated as MFKKILIANRGEIAVRIIRAAKELGIKTVAVYSEADKDSLHVRLADEAVCIGGPLSTESYLKIPNILAAAEITGANAIHPGYGFLSENARFARICQTHNITFIGPSPEAIESMGDKATARKTAIENEVPLTNGTGIIRSIEDARKEVEERIGYPVMIKATAGGGGKGMRLARTPEELESKIIAAQTEAESAFGNPDVYIEKFVENPRHVEIQIIGDKHGNVIHLGERDCSIQRRHQKLIEEAPSYKLPSKVRKAMGEAAVKLAKSISYDSAGTLEFLVDKDDNFYFMEMNTRVQVEHTVTEMVTGIDIIKLQIKVAEGERINISQEDVVLFGHAIECRINAEDTTAGFLPSPGKLETYIVPGGPGVRVDSHSYAGYEISPYYDSMIGKLIVHGITREEAIEKMKRALNEFIIEGIDTTIPFHLEVLDNKVYRSGKVTTKFIEENFEKN; from the coding sequence ATGTTTAAAAAGATATTAATTGCTAATAGAGGTGAAATCGCTGTTAGAATTATAAGAGCAGCAAAAGAGCTTGGAATAAAAACAGTTGCTGTTTATTCAGAAGCGGATAAGGATAGCTTACATGTGAGGTTAGCAGATGAAGCTGTATGTATAGGGGGGCCTTTAAGTACAGAGTCGTATTTAAAAATACCAAATATATTAGCTGCAGCTGAGATAACAGGAGCAAATGCAATCCATCCAGGATATGGATTCCTATCTGAAAATGCTAGATTCGCAAGAATATGTCAAACTCATAATATAACTTTCATAGGACCAAGTCCAGAAGCGATTGAAAGTATGGGAGATAAAGCTACAGCAAGAAAAACTGCTATTGAAAATGAAGTTCCATTGACAAATGGAACAGGAATAATTAGAAGCATAGAAGATGCAAGAAAAGAGGTTGAAGAGAGAATCGGATACCCTGTTATGATAAAAGCCACTGCGGGCGGAGGCGGAAAAGGAATGAGGCTTGCTAGAACTCCAGAAGAGTTAGAAAGCAAAATCATCGCAGCTCAGACAGAAGCAGAATCAGCGTTTGGAAATCCAGATGTGTATATAGAAAAGTTTGTTGAAAATCCTAGACACGTTGAGATTCAAATTATAGGTGACAAACATGGAAATGTAATTCACTTAGGAGAAAGAGACTGCTCGATTCAAAGAAGACATCAAAAGCTAATAGAGGAAGCTCCATCTTATAAGTTACCTTCTAAAGTTAGAAAGGCTATGGGAGAAGCAGCAGTAAAATTAGCTAAATCAATAAGTTATGATTCAGCTGGAACTTTAGAATTCTTAGTGGATAAGGATGATAACTTCTACTTTATGGAGATGAACACAAGAGTTCAAGTTGAACATACAGTTACAGAGATGGTAACAGGAATAGATATAATTAAGTTACAAATAAAAGTTGCTGAAGGAGAGAGAATAAATATATCTCAAGAAGATGTTGTGTTATTTGGTCATGCAATAGAGTGCAGAATAAATGCAGAAGATACAACAGCTGGATTTTTACCTTCACCAGGAAAGTTAGAAACTTATATCGTTCCAGGTGGACCAGGAGTAAGAGTTGATTCTCATTCATACGCAGGATATGAGATTTCACCATATTATGATTCTATGATAGGGAAGCTTATAGTTCACGGAATTACTAGAGAAGAAGCAATTGAAAAGATGAAAAGAGCATTAAATGAGTTTATTATAGAGGGAATTGATACTACAATTCCATTCCATTTAGAAGTTCTAGATAATAAAGTATATAGAAGTGGAAAAGTTACAACTAAGTTTATTGAAGAAAATTTTGAAAAAAATTAA
- a CDS encoding biotin/lipoyl-containing protein — MKKDEFQIEDLISVLSECGLTEISYEENENLKIKIKKSPQRKVVVPKEVVQPIKEVSKKEDNVKNILSTGIGKYFYENSVKVGDKIKVGQDLGYIHVMGLKTPLKATVAGEVLEITVKDGGVVDYGKVLLKVKATAR, encoded by the coding sequence ATGAAGAAAGACGAGTTTCAAATAGAAGATTTAATTAGCGTACTTAGTGAGTGTGGACTTACAGAGATTAGTTATGAGGAAAATGAAAATTTAAAAATAAAAATAAAGAAATCTCCACAAAGAAAAGTTGTAGTACCAAAAGAGGTTGTACAGCCGATTAAAGAAGTTTCAAAAAAAGAGGACAATGTAAAAAATATCTTATCAACAGGAATAGGAAAATATTTCTATGAAAATTCAGTTAAAGTTGGAGATAAAATTAAAGTTGGACAAGATTTAGGTTATATCCATGTAATGGGACTAAAAACTCCTTTAAAAGCAACTGTAGCTGGAGAGGTGTTAGAGATAACTGTAAAAGATGGTGGAGTAGTTGATTATGGTAAAGTTTTATTAAAAGTTAAGGCTACAGCAAGATAA
- a CDS encoding DNA polymerase III subunit alpha, which produces MSKNFVHLHLHTEYSLLDGVGKIDEYLDRAKELNMRAMAITDHGNMFGAIEFYKSAMSRGIKPIIGTEAYVSEFAMDKKEGRNFHLILLARNLTGYKNLLKISSTGFLKGFYYRPRIDKEFLKAHSEGIIALSACMQGEISRAILGNEPEEIIDNKINEYIDIFGKENFYIELQGNGVEGQIELNRELNRYAKKHGLKCAATNDTHYVYEGDHVLQDLVICIQTGAKVADNNRMKIETKELFLKSRAEMISSLGDEYIEAIDTTEEIADRCNLSLEFGELKFPKYEIPSCVKNSAEFLRKIVYKGLAERYPAGLSEELLKRVEYELEVILKMGYEEYFIVVWDFIAYAKGKNIPIGPGRGSAAGSLVAYALKITDLDPIKYNLIFERFLNPERISMPDIDIDICQERRSEVIDYVTKKYGEDKVAQIITFGRMKARAALRDVGRVLDVNLAKVDKIAKLIPAFSTLAEALRENSELREIYSEDSEIRNLIDLSQRLENKVRHASIHAAGVVITKDPLMDVVPLYGDNKDNTVSTQYQMKELEELGLLKMDFLGLRNLTNLQRTIEYIKESRGKDITLEKISLNEKEVYDMLSRGDSLGVFQLESTGIRKILIQLKPERFEDVIALLALYRPGPLGSGMVESFINCKNGLEEIKYPHESLEKVLKETYGVILYQEQVMKIANIMANYSLGEADLLRRAMGKKQASIMDENREKFVQRSIENGYTKEKAEEIFYLIDKFAGYGFNKSHSAAYALIAYWTAYFKYFYPEEYYASIMTSEKSNVENVAFYIEDAKAHKIDLKLSDVNNPVSKFTVENGGIRFSLAAIKNVGESLAEKIKFEFEENGNFLRYEDFIYRLRGQGLNKKNIEALIYSGALDSLPGNRKQKIESIEKVIDYANKKIKEDDIQQMNLFGGAKSEMVNFVLPDLSDFTADEKLDKEKEFLGFYYSAHPLDKYEWLLKNYKMNKISEVKLENSQHTVKTYGILRDVKKILTKKTKETMCTFILEDYYEQISGIIFPREYRDLMNIDLEGKAVLIDGTVQVDYFNGNENKKIVVKDIKSLNSIEFTKRNRMYILINEKSKDKYSRLKELLLNSKGEVPLSFAIDIDGNKEVKNSKITVEITPTLIRKIEELLGEKSIVIR; this is translated from the coding sequence ATGAGTAAAAATTTTGTTCATTTGCATCTACACACAGAGTACAGTCTTCTAGATGGGGTTGGAAAGATAGATGAATATTTAGATAGAGCTAAAGAATTGAATATGAGGGCAATGGCGATAACAGATCATGGAAATATGTTTGGAGCTATTGAGTTTTATAAAAGTGCAATGAGTAGAGGAATAAAGCCGATAATAGGAACAGAAGCTTATGTTTCTGAATTTGCTATGGATAAGAAAGAGGGGCGGAATTTTCATCTTATATTATTAGCTAGAAATTTAACGGGATATAAAAATCTTTTAAAGATATCATCGACGGGATTTTTGAAGGGATTTTATTATAGACCGCGTATAGATAAAGAGTTTTTAAAAGCACATAGTGAGGGGATAATTGCTTTATCCGCTTGTATGCAGGGAGAGATATCTAGAGCTATTTTAGGAAATGAACCCGAAGAGATTATAGATAATAAGATAAATGAGTATATAGATATATTTGGAAAAGAAAATTTTTATATTGAACTTCAAGGTAATGGAGTTGAAGGTCAAATAGAACTAAATAGAGAGCTAAATAGATATGCCAAAAAGCATGGTTTAAAATGTGCTGCAACTAATGACACTCATTATGTTTATGAAGGAGATCATGTTCTTCAAGATTTAGTTATCTGTATTCAAACTGGAGCAAAAGTTGCAGATAATAATAGAATGAAGATCGAAACAAAAGAGTTATTTTTAAAAAGTAGAGCGGAGATGATAAGTTCTTTAGGAGATGAATATATCGAAGCAATTGATACAACAGAGGAGATAGCAGATAGATGTAATTTGAGTTTAGAATTTGGAGAGCTTAAGTTTCCTAAATATGAAATACCTAGTTGTGTAAAAAATTCTGCTGAATTTTTAAGAAAGATTGTTTATAAAGGATTAGCTGAAAGGTATCCAGCAGGACTAAGTGAAGAGTTATTAAAAAGAGTAGAATATGAGTTAGAAGTTATTTTGAAAATGGGATATGAGGAATATTTTATAGTTGTATGGGATTTCATAGCTTATGCGAAAGGTAAAAATATTCCAATTGGACCTGGAAGAGGTTCGGCGGCAGGAAGTTTGGTTGCATATGCATTGAAAATAACAGATTTAGATCCAATAAAATATAATCTGATTTTTGAAAGATTTTTAAATCCAGAGAGAATTTCAATGCCAGATATAGATATAGATATTTGCCAAGAGAGAAGAAGTGAAGTTATAGACTATGTTACTAAAAAGTATGGAGAGGATAAAGTTGCTCAGATTATAACTTTTGGAAGAATGAAAGCTAGAGCAGCTTTGAGAGATGTTGGGAGGGTTTTAGATGTAAATTTGGCAAAGGTTGATAAGATAGCTAAGTTGATCCCAGCATTTTCAACGTTAGCAGAAGCTTTGAGAGAAAATTCTGAGTTGAGAGAGATTTATTCTGAAGACTCTGAGATTAGAAATTTGATTGATTTATCTCAAAGATTAGAAAATAAAGTTAGACATGCTTCAATACATGCTGCAGGAGTAGTAATAACTAAAGATCCGTTAATGGATGTTGTTCCTTTATATGGAGATAATAAAGATAATACTGTATCAACTCAATATCAGATGAAAGAGTTAGAGGAGTTGGGTCTATTAAAAATGGACTTTTTAGGTTTGAGAAATTTAACAAACCTTCAAAGAACAATCGAGTATATAAAAGAGAGTAGAGGAAAAGATATAACTTTAGAGAAAATATCTTTAAACGAAAAAGAAGTTTATGATATGCTTTCTAGAGGAGATAGTCTAGGTGTCTTTCAATTAGAATCAACAGGAATAAGAAAGATTTTGATTCAATTAAAACCAGAAAGATTTGAAGATGTAATAGCTTTATTAGCATTGTATAGACCGGGTCCTTTAGGATCAGGAATGGTAGAAAGTTTTATAAATTGTAAAAATGGCTTAGAGGAGATAAAGTATCCACATGAAAGTTTAGAGAAAGTTTTAAAGGAAACTTATGGTGTTATTCTGTATCAAGAGCAGGTAATGAAAATAGCGAATATAATGGCTAACTATTCATTAGGGGAAGCAGATTTATTAAGAAGAGCCATGGGAAAAAAACAGGCTTCTATAATGGATGAAAATAGAGAGAAATTTGTTCAGAGATCTATTGAGAATGGATATACAAAAGAAAAAGCTGAGGAGATATTCTACTTAATTGATAAATTTGCAGGATATGGATTCAATAAATCCCATTCAGCGGCATATGCTCTTATAGCTTACTGGACAGCTTACTTTAAATATTTTTATCCAGAGGAATACTATGCATCTATAATGACATCAGAAAAAAGTAATGTTGAAAATGTAGCATTTTATATAGAGGATGCGAAAGCTCATAAAATCGATTTAAAACTTTCAGACGTGAATAATCCAGTTTCTAAATTTACAGTTGAAAATGGCGGGATAAGATTTTCTTTAGCTGCTATAAAAAATGTTGGAGAAAGTTTAGCAGAAAAAATAAAATTTGAGTTTGAAGAAAATGGAAATTTTTTAAGATACGAAGATTTTATTTATAGATTGAGAGGGCAAGGTTTAAATAAGAAAAATATAGAAGCTCTAATATACTCAGGAGCACTAGACTCGCTTCCCGGAAATAGAAAACAGAAAATAGAATCGATAGAAAAAGTTATAGATTATGCTAATAAAAAGATAAAAGAGGATGATATTCAGCAGATGAACCTATTTGGTGGAGCGAAATCTGAAATGGTAAATTTTGTTTTACCAGATCTATCTGATTTCACAGCAGATGAAAAATTGGATAAAGAAAAAGAATTTTTAGGTTTTTATTATAGTGCTCATCCCTTAGATAAATATGAGTGGTTATTAAAAAATTATAAAATGAATAAGATTTCAGAGGTAAAATTAGAAAATTCTCAGCATACAGTAAAAACTTATGGTATACTAAGGGATGTGAAAAAAATACTCACTAAAAAAACGAAAGAAACGATGTGTACCTTTATTTTAGAGGACTATTATGAACAAATATCGGGAATAATCTTTCCAAGAGAGTATAGAGATTTGATGAATATTGATTTAGAAGGAAAAGCCGTTTTAATAGATGGAACAGTTCAGGTAGATTATTTTAATGGAAATGAAAATAAAAAAATAGTTGTAAAAGATATAAAATCACTGAATTCGATAGAATTTACAAAAAGAAATCGGATGTATATATTGATAAATGAAAAATCAAAAGATAAATATAGTCGTTTGAAAGAGCTTCTTTTAAATAGTAAAGGAGAGGTACCTTTAAGTTTTGCTATCGACATAGATGGTAATAAAGAGGTTAAAAATTCTAAAATAACTGTAGAAATAACGCCAACTTTAATAAGAAAAATTGAAGAGTTATTGGGTGAAAAAAGTATAGTAATTAGATAA
- a CDS encoding MFS transporter, translating to MKQIERIIFINLLTSSIVLGVYNVFTGIHIKTLGYGESVIGQVLSLGSLSIAVGSMLNAYFSSKVGLKKTISFGLALMSVGILGVGFIKNPFFIKIFSSLMGIGYGFPFSSIGVLLIENSVENERVKVFSKNFIVQSLGTVFASYFAGILIKTFGKIFAIDKAIPLLYLLCVFIILLGFYPLLGLNDIDKLKKNKERNFFKGFKEVMSGNALKFVVYNTVIGFGAGLVIPFFSVYLKFALNIDNEKVGIIMGLSQLGLVLGGFLVPYISKLLGREMTVVVCQLLSIPFLISIAFPQGIFVMGLSFFLRSTLMNLNQPLIQNISLETVEYENRALMSSVISMSSNATRALSMIVAGYLMENVSYTAPYYITVILYLIGTVIFYRSFKAEKKPLRGGIE from the coding sequence TTGAAACAGATAGAAAGAATAATTTTTATTAATTTATTAACATCGTCGATAGTTTTAGGGGTTTATAATGTATTTACAGGTATTCATATAAAAACGTTGGGCTATGGAGAAAGTGTTATTGGTCAGGTTTTATCTTTAGGAAGTTTATCGATAGCTGTTGGATCGATGTTGAATGCGTACTTTAGTTCAAAAGTTGGTTTGAAAAAAACTATTTCTTTTGGTTTAGCTTTGATGTCAGTAGGTATTTTAGGAGTTGGATTCATAAAAAATCCATTTTTTATAAAAATATTTTCTAGTTTAATGGGAATAGGTTATGGATTTCCTTTTTCATCAATTGGTGTTTTATTGATAGAAAACTCAGTTGAAAATGAAAGAGTAAAGGTTTTTAGTAAGAATTTTATTGTTCAAAGCTTGGGAACGGTTTTTGCAAGTTATTTTGCAGGAATTTTGATTAAGACTTTTGGAAAGATTTTTGCCATAGATAAGGCAATTCCACTGCTTTATCTACTATGTGTTTTTATAATTTTATTAGGATTTTATCCATTATTAGGATTAAATGATATTGATAAGTTAAAAAAAAATAAAGAGAGAAATTTTTTTAAAGGTTTTAAAGAGGTAATGAGTGGAAATGCATTGAAATTTGTAGTTTACAATACTGTTATAGGATTTGGAGCAGGCTTAGTAATCCCATTTTTCAGTGTCTATTTAAAATTCGCACTTAATATAGATAATGAAAAAGTTGGAATTATAATGGGGTTATCACAATTAGGGTTGGTTTTAGGGGGATTTTTAGTACCGTATATATCTAAACTTCTTGGAAGAGAAATGACGGTTGTTGTTTGTCAGCTATTATCAATTCCATTTTTAATTTCGATAGCATTTCCGCAAGGGATTTTTGTGATGGGTTTATCATTTTTTTTAAGATCAACATTAATGAATTTAAATCAACCACTTATTCAGAATATATCTCTAGAAACTGTAGAGTATGAAAATAGAGCTTTGATGAGTAGTGTTATATCTATGTCATCTAATGCAACAAGAGCCTTAAGTATGATAGTAGCTGGATATTTAATGGAAAATGTTTCGTATACAGCGCCATATTATATAACAGTAATATTATATTTAATAGGAACCGTTATTTTTTATAGAAGTTTTAAAGCAGAAAAAAAACCATTAAGAGGAGGGATTGAATGA
- a CDS encoding methyltransferase domain-containing protein — MIICPVCNKKMQKIERKYICEGNHNFDVSKFGHVNLLLSNQKNSKLPGDSKEMVLSRKNYLEKGYYEGISNGVNEIVKKELGEKKDIKILDIGCGEGYYTNRLKNFLNDLGVKNEIVGIDISKEAVISAAKSYKNIEWIVASASSLPIEDESLDFIICMFAKIIPEEKMRTLKKGGKLIIVSTGENHLLELKEVVYDVVRKEFYSPIEDLNIFSHLEKVNVKYQTEILEQESIENLFNMTPYRWRSPQKGVEKLFLLNKLKTTVEVNIDIFEKK, encoded by the coding sequence ATGATAATTTGTCCAGTTTGTAATAAGAAAATGCAAAAGATTGAAAGAAAATATATATGTGAAGGAAATCATAACTTTGATGTCTCGAAATTTGGACATGTAAATTTATTATTGTCTAATCAAAAAAATAGTAAGCTTCCAGGAGATAGTAAAGAGATGGTTTTAAGTAGAAAAAACTACTTAGAGAAAGGTTATTATGAAGGTATATCAAATGGAGTAAATGAGATAGTGAAAAAAGAACTCGGAGAAAAGAAAGATATAAAAATTTTAGATATAGGTTGTGGAGAAGGTTATTACACAAATAGATTAAAAAATTTTTTAAATGATCTAGGTGTAAAAAATGAGATAGTGGGAATAGATATATCAAAGGAGGCTGTTATATCTGCAGCAAAATCATATAAAAATATAGAATGGATTGTTGCTAGTGCAAGCTCTTTACCAATAGAAGATGAATCTTTAGATTTTATAATATGTATGTTTGCTAAAATAATCCCAGAAGAAAAAATGAGAACTTTGAAAAAAGGTGGAAAGCTAATAATAGTTTCGACAGGAGAAAATCATCTTTTAGAATTGAAAGAGGTAGTTTATGATGTTGTTAGAAAAGAGTTTTATTCACCGATTGAAGATTTAAATATTTTCTCTCATTTAGAAAAAGTGAATGTAAAGTATCAAACAGAAATATTAGAGCAAGAGAGTATTGAAAATCTTTTCAATATGACACCATATAGATGGAGAAGTCCACAAAAAGGTGTTGAGAAATTATTTCTTTTAAATAAATTAAAAACAACAGTAGAGGTAAATATAGATATTTTTGAAAAAAAATAA
- a CDS encoding acylphosphatase, translating to MKTYHFLVKGRVQGVGYRITTQLNAQRLGVKGVVRNLSNGDVEVFAQGEDIIIQNFKKYLKIGSIMSKVTSIEESILDTEKFEEFKSKY from the coding sequence ATGAAAACATATCATTTTTTAGTTAAAGGTAGGGTTCAAGGTGTTGGATATAGAATAACTACTCAGCTTAATGCTCAAAGACTTGGAGTTAAGGGTGTTGTAAGAAATTTATCTAATGGTGACGTGGAAGTTTTTGCTCAGGGAGAGGATATTATTATTCAAAACTTTAAAAAGTATTTAAAAATAGGTTCGATAATGAGTAAAGTTACGAGTATCGAGGAATCTATTTTGGATACTGAAAAGTTTGAAGAGTTCAAAAGTAAATATTAA
- the pepT gene encoding peptidase T — translation MSFLLEKFLQYVQIDTTADAKSKTCPSTEIQWDLAKVIVKDLEEIGLVDISLDENGYIMGTLPSNSKKEIPTIGFIAHMDTAPSFNGTDVKPRIIEKYDGENIVLNKELDIVMQTKDFPELKKYIDQTLIVTDGTTLLGADDKAGIVEIMTALKFLKDNPEIEHGEIKIGITPDEEIGRGANLFDVEKFGAKFAYTIDGGEIGELEFENFNAASANIVIKGRDIHPGASKNKMINAMLLAMELNAMLPVSERPEYTEGYEGFFLLTNFKGTIELTEIDYIIRDHSKEKFLEKKSLIENAVNYLAGKYSDAELILTMTDSYYNMREMIEPVYHIVDLAKEAMLEVGVKPIIKPIRGGTDGARLSFKGLPCPNIFTGGHNFHGKFEFIPFQSMEKSVQVILKIVEIMTR, via the coding sequence ATGAGTTTTTTATTAGAAAAGTTTTTACAATATGTGCAGATTGATACAACAGCGGATGCTAAGAGTAAAACATGTCCGAGTACAGAGATTCAGTGGGATTTAGCTAAAGTAATAGTTAAAGATTTAGAAGAGATTGGATTAGTGGATATATCATTAGATGAAAATGGATATATTATGGGGACGCTACCATCAAATTCGAAAAAAGAGATTCCAACAATTGGATTTATAGCTCATATGGATACAGCACCATCGTTTAACGGAACAGATGTTAAACCTAGAATAATAGAGAAATATGATGGAGAAAATATAGTTTTAAATAAAGAATTAGATATCGTTATGCAAACTAAAGATTTTCCAGAGTTAAAAAAATATATAGATCAAACTTTAATTGTAACAGATGGAACGACTCTTTTAGGAGCGGATGATAAAGCTGGAATAGTAGAGATTATGACAGCTTTAAAATTTTTAAAAGATAATCCAGAGATTGAGCATGGAGAGATTAAAATAGGAATAACTCCTGATGAAGAGATTGGAAGAGGAGCAAATCTATTTGATGTAGAAAAATTTGGGGCAAAGTTTGCATATACGATTGATGGTGGAGAAATTGGAGAATTAGAGTTTGAGAATTTCAATGCAGCTTCAGCAAATATAGTTATTAAAGGAAGAGATATACATCCAGGAGCTTCAAAGAACAAAATGATAAATGCGATGTTATTAGCTATGGAATTAAATGCGATGCTTCCTGTTAGTGAAAGACCAGAATATACAGAAGGATATGAAGGATTCTTCTTATTAACAAATTTTAAAGGAACAATTGAGTTAACAGAGATAGATTATATAATAAGAGATCATTCGAAAGAGAAGTTCTTAGAAAAGAAGAGTTTGATAGAGAACGCAGTAAACTATTTAGCAGGAAAATATTCTGATGCTGAGCTTATTTTAACAATGACAGATAGCTATTATAATATGAGAGAGATGATAGAACCAGTTTATCATATTGTGGATTTAGCCAAAGAAGCTATGTTAGAAGTTGGAGTAAAGCCGATTATAAAGCCAATTAGAGGTGGAACTGACGGAGCTAGATTATCGTTCAAAGGATTACCTTGTCCAAATATATTTACAGGTGGACATAATTTCCATGGAAAATTTGAGTTTATACCTTTCCAATCTATGGAGAAATCAGTACAAGTAATTTTAAAAATTGTAGAAATTATGACGAGATAG